A genomic region of Metopolophium dirhodum isolate CAU chromosome 1, ASM1992520v1, whole genome shotgun sequence contains the following coding sequences:
- the LOC132935631 gene encoding transmembrane channel-like protein 7, translating to MSESERKKRSQCIDVWEEAGSEFYQESYPGMEADLEAFQKNPNKLSTLLPSNKTRTARKKINNGTVCYQATATLKPVEYGTLCQNTMGCNNEIQISLMPDLSENLSNEELVWEEIMKIKTMPISMAHKKELKAKLKSADAFRLQGFQQLKWQKRKICNCLKTKWLEFYNKFHLWSSSLKKIEGHCGAGVVEFFLFIKLLIFLNAFTMVVVFIVLILPAVYWVELKEGIAPDLWNECGSSNESASIECCSAIYENTTRIARPRVTIHYVMDIIQGTGWVETTPMYYSYYPNQQFSVGKLFTYHIPLAYIVSTISYFLLFFLIIVRKSIKGFKQRMVETQVQYYLYSNSIFIGWDFCINNKIPAILKQKAIFNELRSFLIADRPKFENRNRSKQVNIIIIRLLISFLVFALIGSACFSVYLIFYYSIKLLQREQTFMWAFLLEFATPVAITFYNIVLPIIFDVFLKFENRSMYQETRLCILRIICVRLSLLVVLLGSIYKLINCVREKSQCASALCNSPLCWETYVGKIMYKLLIVDVACKIGITILISCPRSILVRHFKNNLFQVMSNQELNLAKHVLDVIYIQIIVWLGSFYVALLPALGLVSMVIMFYIKRFSCIVNYSLAQKVYSPSRAHTMIMSMLLMSYVLCVTTWLAVVSKITPSRSCGPFKGLPSIWRVLMDFIRTIPPWTITCYEILFSVNFVVPLIFILSCIVYYYHTVMGSNKKMIVVLRKQLVLEGHDKQFLLNRLSAFIKQQDRRRKATENNGEIDVLLS from the exons ATGTCTGAAAGCGAAAGAAAGAAGAGATCACAATGTATAGATGTTTGGGAAGAAGCCGGCTCGGAATTTTACCAAGAAAGCTATCCAGGCATGGAAGCAGATTTAGAGGCATTCCAAAAAAATCCAAACAAACTTTCTACTTTATTACCTAGTAATAAGACAAGAACAG CTaggaaaaaaatcaataatggaACTGTATGCTATCAAGCGACAGCTACATTAAAACCGGTGGAATATGGAACGCTATGTCAAAACACTATGGGTTGTAATAACGAAATTCAAATATCATTAATGCCCGATTTGTCAG AGAATTTATCTAATGAAGAGCTTGTATGGGaagaaattatgaaaattaaaactatgcCAATTAGTATGGCTCACAAGAAAGAATTAAAAGCAAAACTAAAA AGTGCAGATGCTTTTAGACTTCAAGGTTTCCAGCAGCTCAAATGGCAAAAGCgaaaaatttgtaattgtttGAAAACCAAGTGGTtagagttttataataaattccattTATGGAGTTcgagtttgaaaaaaatcgaaggcCACTGTGGTGCGGGGGTAGTGGAAttctttctttttataaaattgttaatttttttaaatgctttcACAATGGTTGtggtttttattgtattgatacTTCCTGCAGTTTATTGGGTAGAATTAAAAGAAGGAATCGCACCAGATCTCTGGAATGAATGTGGTTCGAGTAATGAGAGTGCCTCGATTGAATGTTGTAGTGCTATTTATGAGAATACTACTAGGATAGCCAGGCCCCGAGTAACCATACATTACGTTATGGATATTATTCAAGGTACAGGTTGGGTTGAAACGACGCCCATGTATTATAGTTACTATCCTAATCAACAATTCAGTGTCGGTAAATTATTCACTTATCATATACCGTTAGCATATATCGTTTCCACCATAagttattttcttttgttttttttgatcATTGTTAGGAAATCGATTAAGGGATTTAAACAAAGAATGGTAGAAACtcaagtacaatattatttgtattctaATAGCATTTTCATTGGGTGGGACTTttgtattaacaataaaataccgGCCATATTAAAGCAAAAGGCGATATTCAATGAGCTGCGTTCGTTTTTGATCGCCGATAGACCGAAATTCGAAAACAGGAATCGCAGTAAGCaagttaacattataataattagattgCTCATTTCATTTTTAGTCTTCGCGTTGATCGGATCTGCTTGTTTCTCGGTTTATCTGATTTTTTATTACTCAATAAAGTTGTTGCAGCGAGAACAAACATTCATGTGGGCGTTTTTGTTGGAATTTGCGACGCCGGTAGCGATAACATTTTACAACATAGTGTTACCaattatttttgatgtttttttaaagtttgaaaaccGTTCCATGTATCAAGAAACCCGATTATGCATATTGAGAATAATATGCGTGAGATTATCGCTTTTGGTCGTACTGTTGGGTTCAATTTATAAGCTGATTAACTGCGTGCGGGAAAAATCTCAGTGTGCAAGTGCATTATGCAATTCCCCGCTTTGCTGGGAGACCTACGTGGGCAAAATTATGTATAAGCTTCTTATTGTCGACGTCGCATGCAAAATCGGCATCACCATTTTGATTAGTTGTCCCCGGAGCATACTGGTTaggcattttaaaaataatctcttCCAAGTGATGTCCAATCAAGAACTTAATTTGGCCAAACACGTATTGGACGTTATATACATTCAGATAATCGTGTGGTTGGGTAGTTTCTATGTGGCCCTACTGCCAGCCCTAGGCCTAGTATCGATGGTGATAATGTTTTACATAAAACGGTTTTCTTGTATCGTAAACTATAGCCTAGCTCAAAAGGTGTACAGCCCGTCGAGAGCACATACAATGATCATGTCTATGTTACTCATGTCTTACGTGCTTTGCGTAACCACGTGGTTAGCGGTTGTATCAAAAATAACGCCATCCAGGTCTTGTGGTCCGTTCAAAGGACTACCGTCTATTTGGAGGGTTTTGATGGATTTCATACGCACCATACCTCCGTGGACGATCACGTGTTACGAAATACTGTTTAGTGTAAACTTTGTGGTCCCGTTGATTTTCATACTTTCGTGCATCGTCTACTACTATCACACCGTTATGGGatccaataaaaaaatgatagtgGTTCTTCGCAAGCAACTTGTACTTGAAGGACACGACAAACAGTTTCTGTTGAACAGGTTGAGTGCGTTTATTAAACAACAAGACAGACGTCGCAAAGCCACCGAAAATAACGGTGAAATCGACGTATTGCTTTCTTGA